One genomic segment of Brachyhypopomus gauderio isolate BG-103 chromosome 19, BGAUD_0.2, whole genome shotgun sequence includes these proteins:
- the LOC143483315 gene encoding sodium channel protein type 1 subunit alpha-like, with translation MATALLPVAPDALQRLTHESLAAIQRRVPEERPEKPMDSTHGAGKVGQIQPQPDLEAGRVLPRIYGDVPARLVGVPLEDIDPFYFNNHRTFIVLNKRKAIFRFSASHALHLFSPLHLVRRLALRILVHSYPFTASALRMFM, from the exons ATGGCGACCGCGCTGCTACCAGTGGCTCCAGACGCCTTGCAACGCCTCACTCACGAGTCTCTGGCCGCCATCCAGAGGAGAGTTCCTGAGGAGCGGCCCGAGAAGCCCATGGACTCCACCCACGGAGCGGGGAAGGTGGGGCAGATCCAGCCGCAGCCAGACCTGGAGGCCGGCAGGGTCCTTCCACGCATCTACGGAGACGTCCCCGCCAGACTGGTCGGGGTCCCACTGGAGGACATCGACCCGTTTTACTTCAACAATCACAGG ACTTTTATCGTGTTGAACAAGAGGAAAGCCATCTTCCGGTTCAGCGCCTCCCACGCGCTACACCTGTTCAGCCCCTTACACCTCGTCAGAAGACTCGCGCTGCGAATTCTAGTTCACTCATATCCTTTCACAGCGTCTGCGCTGCGTATGTTTATGTAA
- the LOC143482856 gene encoding sodium channel protein type 2 subunit alpha-like: protein MCTILTNCFFMAMSEPAQWTKYLEYTFTGIYTFESLIKILARGLCAEPFTFLRDPWNWLDFSVIVMAYVTEFVDLGNVSALRTFRVLRALKTISVIPGLKTIVGALIQSVKKLADVMILTVFCLSVFALIGLQLFMGTLRQKCVRSSAHCDNSSYPGNGTFVCNNKTWHSMKDFVTNEENFYIMEGAKDALICGNSSDAGKCPDGFDCLKTGANPNYGYTSFDTFGWAFLALFRLMTQDYWENLYHQTLRSAGKTYMVFFVLVIFLGSFYLVNLILAVVAMAYEEQNQASIAEAWQKEKEFQLALELLRQEQRAIVKRNREAELARLQEVAPPTISRTASREGRPRARSNRTMSEETEEDLELRSPKFDLFDEKPVHPLLATLSSHPLSTRRGSSTSVFTFYQRDGSESDLLDHEAGVYGGGGRSRAGSVATAWRKCRAGSLRSHGSQVLALPGFAASVCLEPGPGRLGMAGSGFSVPTPLAACSAEKWGKVTVRGVCAPEAIRHSRDVQDEAPPPCRKRGLSSISFIGDAMDELEEARQKCPPCWYTFAKKCLIWMCSPSWLRLRAGVKIMVMDPFLDLAITTCIVLNTLFMALEHYPMTDDFNSMLSIGNLVFTGIFTAEMVLKIVALDPYYYFQQGWNIFDGIIVCLSLMELGLSNVEGLSVLRSFRLLRVFKLAKSWPTLNTLIKIIGNSVGALGNLTLVLAIIVFIFAVVGMQLFGKSYQDCVCRISSDCSLPRWHMVDFFHSFLIVFRVLCGEWIETMWDCMEVAGQPLCILVFMLVMVIGNLVVLNLFLALLLSSFSSDNLSAPDEDGEMNNLQMAIARIHGGLTWLLAAIKDFFSGDTAKSRLKAEEARPSAQGHGTKSGECNGTFGKIGRYGETYVIREGEDSYMTNSSLTVCVPIAPGESDMEFPEEEEDVEMSEDGESKMDVVSLSEGSTMDLRKPREEDKQSAVDQDAEEPEECLPKLCLRCCEHCEVDTTQGLAWWRLRKTCYQIVEHSWFETFIIFMILLSSGALAFEDIYIEQRKVVKVVLEYADKVFSYIFVVEMFLKWIAYGFRRYFTNYWCWLDFLIVDVSLISLVANSLGYSDFGAIKSLRTLRALRPLRALSRFEGMRVVVNALIGAIPSIMNVLLVCLIFWLIFSIMGVNLFAGKFGKCVNRTGYTHNASVVNNRSECQGMNDTQFYWTKVKVNFDNVGLGYLALLQVATFKGWMEIMYAAVDSRGVEEQPIRETNLYMYLYFVIFIIFGSFFTLNLFIGVIIDNFNQQKRKIGGQDIFMTEEQKKYYNAMKKLGSKKPQKPIPRPLNTLQGFFFDLVSKQVFDISIMVMIILNMVTMMLETDEQSTQMEFILNNINLAFIVIFTAECLIKIVALRYHFFTISWNIFDFVVVILSIGGIVLADIIEKYFVSPTLFRVIRLARIGRVLRLIRAAKGIRTLLFALMMSLPALFNIGLLLFLVMFIYAIFGMANFAYVKKQGGIDDMFNFETFGNSMICLFQVTTSAGWDNLLDPILNNSPEECDPHVINTGTNTKGNCGNPSVGITFFVSYIIISFLIVVNMYIAIILENFSVATEESTEPLTEDDFEMFYEVWEKFDVEATHFIEFSKLSSFADALSDPLRIAKPNKIKLISMDLPMVSGDKIHCLDILFAFTKRVLGESGEMDALKQQMEEKFMMANPSKISYQPITTTLRRKQEEVSAVVIQRAYRRHLVRQRMKHASFLHQQTGQVTARDVGDSPAKEGLIACMTEEHYTTAEEPVKNPVQPSPPPYETLAPSNLFQILIPQPIANSHCKSCISVDTYAETFL from the exons ATGTGCACGATTTTGACGAACTGCTTCTTCATGGCAATGTCAGAGCCAGCGCAGTGGACCAAGTATCTGGA ATACACATTCACTGGCATTTACACATTTGAATCGCTCATTAAAATCTTGGCGAGAGGACTCTGTGCTGAGCCCTTCACCTTCCTCAGAGATCCGTGGAACTGGCTAGACTTCAGCGTCATCGTCATGGC ATACGTGACGGAATTTGTGGACCTCGGCAATGTCTCAGCTTTACGCACCTTCAGAGTCCTACGGGCCCTAAAAACCATCTCTGTGATCCCAG GGTTGAAGACCATTGTGGGAGCTCTGATCCAGTCGGTGAAGAAGCTAGCAGACGTGATGATCCTCACAGTCTTCTGTCTCAGCGTCTTCGCTTTGATCGGGCTCCAGCTCTTTATGGGAACCCTGCGGCAGAAGTGTGTGCGCAGCTCCGCCCACTGTGATAACTCCTCCTACCCGGGGAACGGGACGTTTGTGTGCAATAACAAGACCTGGCACTCCATGAAGGACTTTGTCACCAATGAAG aGAACTTCTACATAATGGAAGGAGCCAAAGATGCCCTCATATGCGGAAACAGCAGCGATGCCGG AAAGTGTCCCGATGGGTTCGACTGTTTGAAGACGGGCGCCAACCCGAACTATGGCTACACCAGTTTCGACACGTTTGGTTGGGCCTTCCTGGCTCTGTTCCGACTCATGACCCAAGATTACTGGGAGAACCTCTACCACCAG ACTCTCCGCTCGGCCGGTAAGACCTACATGGTCTTCTTCGTCCTGGTTATCTTCCTGGGTTCCTTCTACCTGGTGAACCTGATCCTTGCTGTTGTGGCCATGGCCTACGAGGAGCAGAACCAGGCCTCCATCGCCGAGGCCTGGCAGAAGGAGAAGGAGTTCCAGCTGGCCCTGGAGCTCCTGCGTCAGGAGCAGAGG GCGATAGTGAAGCGAAACAGGGAGGCGGAGCTTGCTAGGCTGCAGGAAGTGGCTCCGCCCACGATCAGTCGTACAGCCTCCAGAGAGGGCAGACCCAGGGCCCGATCCAACAGAACCATGTCAGAGGAGACAGAAGAGGACTTGGAGCTCAGGTCACCAAAGTTTGACCTGTTTGATGAGAAG CCAGTGCACCCTCTCCTGgccacactctcctctcacccCTTGAGCACACGGCGGGGCAGCAGCACCAGCGTCTTCACCTTTTACCAGCGCGACGGCTCCGAGTCCGACCTGCTGGACCACGAGGCCGGCGTGTACGGCGGCGGTGGGAGGAGCCGCGCGGGCTCCGTGGCGACGGCGTGGCGGAAGTGTCGCGCGGGCAGCCTCCGCAGTCACGGCTCCCAGGTCCTAGCTCTCCCCGGGTTCGCCGCCAGCGTCTGTTTGGAGCCCGGTCCGGGTCGCCTCGGCATGGCTGGCTCGGGTTTCTCCGTGCCGACGCCCCTGGCCGCCTGCAGCGCGGAGAAGTGGGGCAAAGTCACAGTCCGCGGG GTCTGCGCCCCCGAAGCCATCAGACACTCACGGGATGTGCAGGACGAAGCTCCGCCCCCTTGTAGGAAACGAGGCCTCAGCTCCATCAGTTTCATTGGTGACGCCATGGACG AGTTGGAGGAGGCGCGTCAGAAATGTCCTCCGTGCTGGTACACGTTTGCTAAGAAGTGCCTCATCTGGATGTGTTCTCCATCGTGGCTGAGACTGAGGGCGGGCGTGAAGATCATGGTGATGGATCCCTTCCTGGATCTAGCCATCACCACCTGCATCGTGCTCAACACACTCTTCATGGCGCTGGAGCACTACCCCATGACAGACGACTTCAACAGCATGCTGAGCATAGGGAACCTG GTGTTCACAGGCATCTTCACAGCTGAGATGGTGCTGAAGATCGTGGCCCTGGACCCGTACTACTACTTTCAGCAGGGCTGGAACATCTTCGATGGCATTATCGTTTGCTTAAGTCTGATGGAACTTGGCTTATCTAATGTGGAGGGGTTATCTGTGCTCCGATCATTCAGACTG CTGCGAGTCTTCAAGCTGGCCAAGTCGTGGCCCACTCTCAACACCCTGATCAAGATCATCGGCAACTCGGTGGGCGCCCTGGGCAACCTGACCCTGGTGCTGGCCATCATCGTCTTCATCTTCGCCGTGGTGGGCATGCAGCTGTTCGGGAAGAGCTACCAGGACTGCGTGTGCAGGATCAGCTCGGACTGTTCGCTGCCACGCTGGCACATGGTAGACTTCTTCCACTCCTTCCTCATCGTCTTCCGCGTGCTGTGTGGCGAGTGGATCGAGACCATGTGGGACTGTATGGAGGTGGCGGGCCAGCCGCTCTGCATCCTGGTCTTCATGCTGGTCATGGTGATCGGAAACCTGGTG GTGCTGAACCTGTTCCTGGCTCTCCTGCTCAGCTCCTTCAGCTCGGACAACCTGTCCGCTCCGGACGAGGACGGTGAGATGAACAACCTCCAGATGGCCATCGCCCGTATCCACGGTGGTCTCACCTGGCTCTTGGCTGCCATCAAAGACTTCTTCAGTGGTGACACAGCCAAGAGCCGTCTCAAGGCTGAGGAGGCCCGGCCGTCTGCACAGGGTCACGGTACCAAAAGCGGCGAATGCAACGGGACCTTCGGGAAGATCGGACGGTACGGAGAAACGTACGTCATACGCGAGGGGGAGGACAGCTACATGACCAATTCCAGCCTGACCGTATGTGTGCCCATCGCACCGGGAGAGTCCGACATGGAGTTtcctgaggaggaagaggatgtgGAGATGTCAGAGGATGGAGAAAGCAAAATG GACGTGGTCAGCCTATCAGAAGGAAGTACCATGGACCTGAGGAAGCCAAGGGAAGAAGACAAGCAGTCGGCCGTGGACCAGGACGCAGAGGAACCCGAGGAGTGCCTTCCTAAGC TCTGCTTGCGCTGCTGTGAACACTGTGAAGTGGACACCACGCAGGGTCTCGCCTGGTGGAGACTGAGGAAGACCTGCTATCAGATCGTAGAGCACAGCTGGTTCGAGACCTTCATCATCTTCATGATCCTGCTCAGCAGTGGTGCCCTG GCATTTGAAGACATTTATATTGAACAGCGGAAGGTCGTGAAAGTGGTACTAGAGTATGCTGACAAAGTGTTCAGTTACATATTTGTGGTGGAGATGTTTCTGAAATGGATTGCATATGGCTTTAGGAGGTACTTCACAAACTACTGGTGCTGGCTGGATTTCCTTATTGTGGAT GTATCACTGATTAGCTTGGTTGCTAACTCTCTGGGCTACTCTGACTTTGGAGCGATTAAATCCCTGAGAACTCTGAGAGCCCTGAGGCCCCTGAGAGCATTGTCCAGATTTGAAGGAATGCGG GTGGTGGTGAACGCGCTGATCGGGGCCATCCCGTCCATCATGAACGTCCTGCTGGTCTGCCTGATCTTCTGGCTCATCTTCAGTATCATGGGCGTCAACCTTTTTGCCGGCAAGTTCGGGAAGTGCGTCAACAGGACGGGTTATACCCACAATGCCTCGGTGGTGAACAACAGGTCAGAATGCCAGGGCATGAACGACACCCAGTTCTACTGGACCAAAGTGAAGGTCAACTTCGACAACGTGGGCCTGGGTTACCTCGCGCTTCTGCAAGTC gCAACTTTCAAAGGCTGGATGGAAATCATGTATGCTGCTGTGGATTCCCGTGGG GTTGAAGAGCAGCCCATCAGGGAGACCAACCTCTACATGTATTTGTACTTTGTAATCTTCATCATCTTTGGATCATTCTTCACCCTCAATCTATTCATCGGCGTCATTATCGACAACTTCAATCAGCAGAAGAGAAAGATCG GTGGACAGGACATTTTTATGACCGAAGAGCAGAAAAAGTATTATAACGCGATGAAAAAGCTGGGCTCGAAAAAACCACAAAAACCCATACCAAGGCCACTG AACACACTGCAAGGCTTCTTTTTCGACTTGGTGTCCAAACAAGTCTTCGATATCTCCATCATGGTGATGATCATATTGAACATGGTCACCATGATGTTGGAGACAGATGAGCAGTCTACGCAAATGGAGTTCATCCTGAACAACATCAACCTGGCCTTCATCGTCATCTTCACCGCTGAATGCCTCATCAAAATCGTTGCCCTCCGATACCACTTCTTCACCATCAGCTGGAACATCTTTGACTTTGTGGTGGTCATCCTTTCGATTGGTG GAATCGTCCTGGCTGATATTATCGAAAAATACTTTGTGAGCCCGACTTTGTTCCGCGTGATCCGATTGGCCAGAATAGGACGAGTTCTCAGGCTCATACGCGCAGCCAAAGGAATAAGGACGCTGCTCTTCGCCTTAATGATGTCACTGCCGGCGCTGTTCAACATCGGTCTCCTTCTGTTCCTCGTCATGTTTATTTACGCCATTTTTGGCATGGCCAACTTTGCCTATGTGAAAAAACAGGGGGGGATTGATGACATGTTCAACTTTGAGACTTTCGGAAACAGCATGATATGCCTGTTCCAGGTGACCACCTCCGCCGGCTGGGACAACCTTCTtgatcccatcctgaacaactCGCCAGAGGAATGCGATCCGCATGtaattaacacaggaaccaaCACGAAGGGCAACTGTGGAAACCCTTCAGTGGGCATCACCTTCTTCGTTAGTTATATCATCATCTCATTCCTTATTGTTGTGAACATGTACATCGCCATCATTCTGGAGAACTTCAGTGTGGCCACAGAGGAGAGCACTGAACCTCTCACTGAAGATGACTTTGAGATGTTCTACGAGGTGTGGGAGAAGTTTgatgtggaggccacacactttATCGAGTTCTCCAAGCTGTCCAGCTTTGCAGATGCACTATCAGATCCCTTGCGCATCGCAAAGCCCAACAAGATCAAACTGATCTCCATGGATCTGCCCATGGTGAGCGGAGACAAGATCCACTGTCTGGACATCCTGTTCGCCTTCACCAAACGCGTCTTGGGTGAGTCGGGCGAGATGGATGCCCTCAAACAGCAGATGGAGGAGAAGTTCATGATGGCCAATCCTTCTAAGATCTCCTACCAGCCCATTACCACCACACTGCGTCGCAAGCAAGAGGAGGTGTCAGCCGTCGTGATCCAGCGTGCATACAGGAGGCATCTGGTCAGGCAGCGGATGAAACATGCCTCTTTCCTCCACCAACAAACAGGCCAGGTTACAGCTAGAGATGTAGGGGACTCACCAGCCAAAGAAGGGCTCATAGCATGTATGACTGAAGAGCACTACACCACTGCAGAGGAACCGGTCAAGAACCCTGTGcaaccatctcctcctccttaCGAGACCTTGGCTCCCAGCAACCTGTTCCAAATTCTGATACCACAACCTATTGCCAATTCACACTGCAAGTCTTGTATCTCTGTAGACACTTACGCGGAGACCTTTCTTTAG
- the acvr2bb gene encoding activin receptor type-2B, producing MFVHCLTLVLIRGSLLAGPACGEVGSRECVYYNDNWRAERTNQSGYERCDGENDKRQHCYASWLNSSGTIRLVKKGCWLDDFNCYDRQECVATEESPQVFFCCCEGNYCNERFTHLPEAVAPAVKIRPPSSGSSLLGVLVYSLLPLVALSLALVLACWTYHQRKPNYGHVDVGQEVGPAPPSPLVGLKPLQLLELKARGRFGCVWKAQLLSEYVAVKIFPIQDKQSWQNEREIYLTEGLRHENLLHYISAEKRGTNLQMELWLITEFHERGSLTDYLKGNTVSWAELCHIAESMARGLAYLHEDLSYRLELPKPAIAHRDFKSKNVLLRKDLAAVIADFGLAARFEPGKPPGGAHGQVGTRRYMAPEVLEGAINFHRDAFLRIDMYALGLVLWELLSRCTASDGPVGEYLLPYEEEVGQHPSLEDLQDMVVHKKMRPVLKPCWLKHVGLAQLCETVEECWDHDAEARLSAGCVQERIGTIARATNTNSGSTSECLVSMVTSDSDSDLPPKESSTSTTI from the exons ATGTTTGTTCACTGCCTGACATTGGTACTTATTCGGGGAAGTTTGTTGGCAG GTCCAGCGTGTGGGGAGGTGGGCTCTAGAGAGTGCGTTTATTACAATGATAACTGGCGGGCGGAGCGAACCAATCAGAGCGGCTACGAGCGTTGCGATGGCGAGAACGACAAGAGGCAGCATTGTTACGCCTCCTGGCTCAACTCTTCCGGAACCATCCGCCTGGTAAAGAAAGGCTGCTGGCTGGACGACTTCAACTGCTACGACAG ACAGGAGTGCGTAGCCACTGAGGAAAGCCCGCAGGTATTCTTCTGCTGCTGTGAGGGAAATTACTGCAATGAGAGGTTCACACACCTGCCCGAGGCGGTCGCACCAGCAG TGAAGATCCGGCCTCCCTCCAGTGGCTCGTCCTTGCTGGGGGTGCTGGTTTACTCTCTGCTGCCACTGGTGGCTCTTTCTCTGGCCCTGGTGCTGGCCTGCTGGACCTATCACCAGCGCAAGCCCAACTACGGCCACGTGGACGTCGGGCAG GAGGTGGGACctgctcctccatctcctctggtGGGTCTGAAGCCCCTGCAGTTGCTGGAGTTGAAAGCCAGGGGGCGCTTCGGGTGTGTTTGGAAGGCCCAGCTACTAAGTGAATATGTGGCAGTCAAGATATTCCCCATTCAG gatAAGCAGTCTTGGCAGAATGAGCGGGAGATCTACCTGACGGAGGGTCTGAGACACGAGAACCTGCTTCATTACATCTCTGCAGAGAAGAGAGGCACCAACCTGCAGATGGAGCTGTGGCTCATCACGGAGTTTCACGAGCGG ggCTCCCTGACAGATTACCTGAAGGGCAACACGGTGTCGTGGGCTGAGTtgtgtcacattgctgagagcaTGGCCCGAGGTCTGGCCTACCTGCACGAGGATCTGTCCTACAGACTGGAGCTGCCCAAACCCGCCATCGCACACAG GGACTTTAAGAGTAAGAATGTCCTGCTCAGGAAGGATTTGGCGGCTGTGATTGCTGACTTTGGCTTGGCTGCGCGCTTTGAGCCAGGCaagccaccagggggcgctcaTGGCCAG GTTGGCACGAGGCGTTATATGGCCCCCGAGGTGCTAGAGGGCGCTATAAACTTCCACAGGGATGCGTTTCTGAGGATAGATATGTACGCTCTGGGCCTGGTGCTATGGGAGCTGTTGTCTCGCTGCACTGCTTCTGATG GGCCTGTGGGCGAGTACCTGCTCCCCTATGAGGAGGAGGTGGGCCAGCACCCATCTCTGGAGGACCTGCAGGACATGGTGGTCCATAAGAAGATGAGACCTGTTCTGAAGCCCTGTTGGCTCAAACATGTG GGTTTGGCCCAGCTGTGCGAGACCGTGGAAGAGTGCTGGGACCACGATGCCGAAGCGCGGCTGTCTGCCGGCTGCGTGCAGGAACGTATCGGTACCATCGCCCGGGCGACCAATACCAACAGCGGCTCTACCTCGGAATGCTTGGTTTCCATGGTAACTTCGGACAGCGACTCTGATCTACCGCCCAAAGAGTCCAGCACTTCAACCACGATTTAG